From Chaetodon trifascialis isolate fChaTrf1 chromosome 1, fChaTrf1.hap1, whole genome shotgun sequence, one genomic window encodes:
- the pigb gene encoding GPI mannosyltransferase 3 isoform X2 — protein sequence MENIRPRLKFGNKVEDVKLRKRKSQLYSKEDESPLNSGVLRARVVVFCLVFRLINCFLVQTSFVPDEYWQSLEVSHRMVVTYGYLTWEWKAGIRGFCYPLLFAFIYKILHLVNCDSVYLLIWLPRIIQALLAAFADVKFFFLIQTLESRDVAAWTFFSHLCSWFSWYCCTRTLTNSMETTITCLALFYFPLPGSNTHSSKKYLTLVALAVIVRPTAAVVWFPLLMYHFWQEDNKLRLITHTVIPIGGVAVVISTLIDCVFYEKWTMVQLNFLKFNIFYSVADFYGAHPWHWYFTQGFAVVIGPHLPLFLHGCTVAYKRYKILLAAVIWTLVVYSLLPHKEFRFIYPVLPFCMVFCGISLANLKAWRRAAATILLVSNLVAALYTGLIHQRGTLDVMSHLQTLCNISTISSPPQPDVLFLMPCHSTPFYSHVHCPLKMRFLECPPDLGEEGYVDEADRFYDDPLHWLRTSFPYKSSLPTHLVFFDVLEREISVFLQGNNFVRTADIFHTHFPEGRVGGSIFIFERR from the exons ATGGAGAACATCCGACCACGTCTGAAGTTTGGGAATAAAGTCGAAGATGTGAAGCTGAGGAAACGAAAATCTCAACTGTACTCAAAAGAAGATGAATCTCCTCTGAACAGCG GTGTGCTGAGAGCCAGAGTCGTCGTGTTCTGTTTGGTCTTCAGACTGATCAACTGCTTCCTGGTTCAGACCAGCTTCGTCCCTGATGAGTACTGGCAGTCTCTGGAGGTCTCCCATCGTATGGT TGTGACTTATGGGTATCTGACCTGGGAATGGAAGGCAGGAATAAGAGGATTCTGCTATCCACTCCTCTTTGCATTCATATACAAGATATTACACCTCGTAAACTGCGACTCTGTCTACCTCCTG ATATGGCTTCCACGAATAATTCAAGCGCTCCTGGCTGCGTTTGCAGATGTGAaattcttcttcctcatccaaACCTTGGAAAGTCGTGATGTTGCAGCGTGGACG TTCTTCAGCCATCTGTGCTCGTGGTTCTCGTGGTACTGCTGCACCAGGACTCTGACCAACAGCATGGAGACCACCATCACCTGTCTGGCTCTGTTTTACTTCCCCCTCCCTGgatccaacacacacagcag caaAAAATATTTGACCCTGGTGGCCTTGGCTGTCATTGTCCGACCAACAGCTGCGGTCGTCTGGTTTCCTCTGCTGATGTACCATTTCTGGCAGGAAGATAACAAACTGAGACTCATCACTCATACTGTCATTCCTATAGG AGGTGTGGCTGTTGTGATTTCAACACTGATCGACTGCGTGTTCTATGAAAAG tggACCATGGTGCAGCTCAACTTCCTGAAATTTAACATCTTCTACAGCGTGGCTGATTTTTACGGTGCTCATCCGTGGCACTGGTACTTCACTCAGGGGTTCGCCGTTGTGATCGgtcctcatctccctctctttcttcatgGGTGCACCGTCGCCTACAAAAGATATAAAATTCTGCTGGCAGCGGTCATCTGGACACTCGTGGTCTACAG TTTGCTTCCTCACAAGGAGTTCAGGTTCATCTATCCGGTGCTGCCGTTCTGTATGGTCTTCTGTG GGATATCTTTGGCGAACTTGAAAGCGTGGCGACGTGCTGCTGCGACCATCTTGTTAGTGAGTAACCTGGTTGCAGCTCTGTACACCGGTCTGATCCATCAGCGAGGGACTCTGGATGTCATGAGTCATCTGCAGACACTTTGTAACATCAGCACCATCTCTAGCCCTCCGCAGCCAGACGTCCTCTTCCTCATGCCCTGCCACTCCACGCCCTTTTACAG CCACGTCCATTGCCCCCTGAAGATGAGATTTCTTGAGTGTCCTCCAGATCTCGGAGAGGAGGGTTACGTCGATGAAGCTGACAGATTCTACGACGATCCTCTGCACTGGCTCAGGACTTCATTTCCATACAAATCTTCTCTGCCGACCCATCTGGTTTTCTTTGACGTTTTGGAGAGG gaaatctctgtgtttttgcaagGGAATAACTTCGTGAGGACAGCAGATATATTTCATACTCATTTTCCTGAGGGAAGGGTTGGAGGAAGCATCTTTATTTTTGAAAGACGCTGA
- the rab27a gene encoding ras-related protein Rab-27A, with protein MSDGDYDYLIKFLALGDSGVGKTSFLYQYTDGKFNSKFITTVGIDFREKRVVYKSTSPDGSSGKAQKIHLQLWDTAGQERFRSLTTAFFRDAMGFLLLFDLTNEQSFLNVRNWMSQLQIHAYCESPDVILCGNKCDLTDQRAVSEAEARELAEKYGIPYFETSAANGQNVSEAVDVLLDLIMKRMERCVDKSWIPDGTVRVNGPTNPDTSEGSDKSKCAC; from the exons ATGTCTGACGGGGACTATGATTACCTCATCAAATTCCTAGCCCTCGGTGACTCTGGGGTGGGAAAAACAAGCTTCCTCTACCAGTATACAGATGGCAAGTTTAACTCCAAGTTCATCACTACAGTCGGAATAGACTTCAGAGAAAAAAGAGTG GTTTACAAATCAACGAGTCCAGATGGATCTTCAGGTAAAGCACAGAAGATCCATCTGCAGCTGTGGGATACTGCAGGACAGGAGAG GTTTCGGAGTTTGACGACAGCGTTCTTCAGAGATGCAATGggtttcctcctcctgtttgacCTCACGAATGAACAAAGTTTCCTCAATGTCAGAAACTGGATGA GTCAGTTACAGATTCACGCATACTGCGAAAGTCCAGATGTCATTCTGTGTGGCAACAAATGTGACCTGACAGACCAGAGAGCAGTGAGTGAGGCAGAGGCCCGTGAGCTGGCAGAGAAGTATGG GATCCCGTACTTTGAGACAAGTGCTGCTAACGGGCAGAATGTCAGCGAGGCTGTGGATGTCCTGCTGGATCTTATCATGAAGAGGATGGAGCGATGTGTTGACAAGTCCTGGATCCCTGATGGGACCGTCCGAGTTAATGGACCCACCAACCCAGACACCTCTGAGGGATCTGATAAGAGCAAATGTGCATGTTAG
- the vrk3 gene encoding serine/threonine-protein kinase VRK3 — translation MPLNFCPQCGTKLQPGFRFCPSCGEKLPCPADESGPVSSTASPSKQDGTAASVVRTSLALSTSYEPTDTHACITSTPVTARPALRKTRNSLRLDKEVKFNIKDATPPVVPSMNHIRDDTTEDNGVGLVGTPSKQHTVSFKLDAAVEPTLKSSSSPVTKSPRSVRGKAKLSSPADKTTRKAEESTVDSFPVAVASSVSAPISRSPLKATGKSKAKRAKHASVVEPLQEGEEVMDTTGKKWELGKLLSQSTTELIYEVFRSNSKESNHILKLGAKDGRIFNEQNFLQRAAKPASVDKWIKQNKMDFLGIPSCAGFGLHADSYRFLIFPSMGQSLQSVMEEEDELLSEKVVLQLACRILDVLQYIHSNEYVHADINAENIYIKPGQKSQVYLVGYCHAFRYCPGGQHVEYREASRTPHEGTLEFISLDAHQGAAPSRRSDLQSLGYCMLRWHTGTLPWTVLTHPDQIATQKRRYMEDVPALLSHCFGKKRVSSAFQTYLATVMSLQYSEQPDYSALKAGLSGTLLQLGGSPEKLLSF, via the exons ATGCCTTTGAATTTCTGCCCTCAGTGTGGGACAAAGTTGCAGCCTGGCTTCAGATTTTGTCCATCATGTGGGGAGAAGCTTCCCTGTCCTGCTGATGAATCTGGACCTGTGAGCTCAACGGCGTCTCCATCCAAACAGGATggaacagcagcatcagtagtTAGAACGAGCCTTGCTTTAAGCACAAGTTATGAGCCCACGGACA CCCATGCGTGTATCACCTCCACTCCAGTTACAGCTCGTCCTGCACTGCGAAAGACGCGTAACTCCCTTCGTTTGGACAAAGAAGTTAAATTCAACATTAAAGATGCCACTCCACCCGTGGTGCCCTCCATGAATCACATCAGAGATGACACAACTGAAG ATAATGGCGTTGGGCTGGTTGGAACTCCTTCAAAGCAGCACACAGTCAGTTTTAAACTCGACGCAGCAGTAGAACCAACTTTAAAGTCTTCCTCTTCCCCTGTCACAAAATCCCCTCGATCTG TCAGAGGCAAGGCGAAGCTCTCCAGCCCTGCTGATAAAACAACAAGGAAGGCAGAGGAATCAACGGTCGACAGCTTTCCTGTGGCAGTCGCTTCCTCCGTTTCCGCACCAATTTCCAGGTCTCCTTTAAAAG CTACAGGGAAAAGCAAAGCCAAGAGGGCAAAGCATGCATCTGTTGTGGAGCCGCTGCAGGAAGGTGAGGAGGTGATGGACACGACAGGCAAGAAGTGGGAGCTTGGGAAACTGCTCAGTCAGAGCACGACAGAGCTCATCTATGAAG TTTTCCGATCCAACTCTAAAGAATCAAACCACATCCTCAAACTG gGAGCTAAAGATGGAAGAATCTTCAATGAGCAGAACTTTCTTCAGAGGGCTGCTAAACCTGCATCAG tggacaaatggatcaaacaaaacaagatggaTTTTCTGGGGATTCCTTCCTGTGCTGGCTTTGGTCTTCATGCAGATTCTTACAG GTTTCTGATTTTTCCCAGCATGGGTCAGTCTCTCCAGTCTgtcatggaggaggaagatgagctTCTGTCAGAGAAAGTTGTTCTTCAGCTCGCCTGCAGAATC TTAGATGTGCTGCAGTACATCCATTCAAACGAGTATGTTCACGCTGATATTAATGCAGAAAACATTTACATCAAACCAGGACAGAAATCACAG gtATACCTAGTAGGATACTGCCATGCTTTCAGGTACTGTCCTGGTGGACAGCATGTAGAGTACCGTGAAGCCAGCAGAACCCCACACGAGGGCACCCTGGAGTTTATCAGCCTGGATGCACACCAGGGAGCAG CTCCGTCTCGACGCAGCGACCTGCAGTCTCTGGGTTACTGCATGCTGCGCTGGCACACAGGGACGCTGCCGTGGACTGTCCTTACTCACCCAGACCAGATAGCCACACAGAAACGGAG GTACATGGAGGACGTTCCTGCATTGTTAAGTCACTGCTTTGGGAAGAAGAGAGTTTCCA GTGCATTTCAAACCTACCTGGCCACAGTGATGAGTCTGCAGTACTCTGAGCAGCCAGACTACTCCGCGCTGAAGGCCGGACTCTCTGGCACTTTGCTGCAGCTCGGGGGGTCACCGGAGAAGCTGCTCAGTTTTTAG
- the LOC139334392 gene encoding protein PIGBOS1 — translation MFGRRIPFTQMAFITLLGVVSGFYIYKPYFEPVKIPGQQHQDVPKKQSERDNSSQ, via the coding sequence atGTTTGGAAGAAGAATACCCTTCACACAGATGGCCTTCATTACACTGCTTGGAGTTGTTAGTGGTTTTTATATCTACAAACCTTATTTTGAGCCGGTGAAGATCCCAGGACAGCAACACCAGGATGTGCCAAagaaacagagtgaaagagacaaCTCATCACAATAA
- the pigb gene encoding GPI mannosyltransferase 3 isoform X1 has product MENIRPRLKFGNKVEDVKLRKRKSQLYSKEDESPLNSGVLRARVVVFCLVFRLINCFLVQTSFVPDEYWQSLEVSHRMVFNYGYLTWEWKAGIRGFCYPLLFAFIYKILHLVNCDSVYLLIWLPRIIQALLAAFADVKFFFLIQTLESRDVAAWTFFSHLCSWFSWYCCTRTLTNSMETTITCLALFYFPLPGSNTHSSKKYLTLVALAVIVRPTAAVVWFPLLMYHFWQEDNKLRLITHTVIPIGGVAVVISTLIDCVFYEKWTMVQLNFLKFNIFYSVADFYGAHPWHWYFTQGFAVVIGPHLPLFLHGCTVAYKRYKILLAAVIWTLVVYSLLPHKEFRFIYPVLPFCMVFCGISLANLKAWRRAAATILLVSNLVAALYTGLIHQRGTLDVMSHLQTLCNISTISSPPQPDVLFLMPCHSTPFYSHVHCPLKMRFLECPPDLGEEGYVDEADRFYDDPLHWLRTSFPYKSSLPTHLVFFDVLEREISVFLQGNNFVRTADIFHTHFPEGRVGGSIFIFERR; this is encoded by the exons ATGGAGAACATCCGACCACGTCTGAAGTTTGGGAATAAAGTCGAAGATGTGAAGCTGAGGAAACGAAAATCTCAACTGTACTCAAAAGAAGATGAATCTCCTCTGAACAGCG GTGTGCTGAGAGCCAGAGTCGTCGTGTTCTGTTTGGTCTTCAGACTGATCAACTGCTTCCTGGTTCAGACCAGCTTCGTCCCTGATGAGTACTGGCAGTCTCTGGAGGTCTCCCATCGTATGGTCTTCAA TTATGGGTATCTGACCTGGGAATGGAAGGCAGGAATAAGAGGATTCTGCTATCCACTCCTCTTTGCATTCATATACAAGATATTACACCTCGTAAACTGCGACTCTGTCTACCTCCTG ATATGGCTTCCACGAATAATTCAAGCGCTCCTGGCTGCGTTTGCAGATGTGAaattcttcttcctcatccaaACCTTGGAAAGTCGTGATGTTGCAGCGTGGACG TTCTTCAGCCATCTGTGCTCGTGGTTCTCGTGGTACTGCTGCACCAGGACTCTGACCAACAGCATGGAGACCACCATCACCTGTCTGGCTCTGTTTTACTTCCCCCTCCCTGgatccaacacacacagcag caaAAAATATTTGACCCTGGTGGCCTTGGCTGTCATTGTCCGACCAACAGCTGCGGTCGTCTGGTTTCCTCTGCTGATGTACCATTTCTGGCAGGAAGATAACAAACTGAGACTCATCACTCATACTGTCATTCCTATAGG AGGTGTGGCTGTTGTGATTTCAACACTGATCGACTGCGTGTTCTATGAAAAG tggACCATGGTGCAGCTCAACTTCCTGAAATTTAACATCTTCTACAGCGTGGCTGATTTTTACGGTGCTCATCCGTGGCACTGGTACTTCACTCAGGGGTTCGCCGTTGTGATCGgtcctcatctccctctctttcttcatgGGTGCACCGTCGCCTACAAAAGATATAAAATTCTGCTGGCAGCGGTCATCTGGACACTCGTGGTCTACAG TTTGCTTCCTCACAAGGAGTTCAGGTTCATCTATCCGGTGCTGCCGTTCTGTATGGTCTTCTGTG GGATATCTTTGGCGAACTTGAAAGCGTGGCGACGTGCTGCTGCGACCATCTTGTTAGTGAGTAACCTGGTTGCAGCTCTGTACACCGGTCTGATCCATCAGCGAGGGACTCTGGATGTCATGAGTCATCTGCAGACACTTTGTAACATCAGCACCATCTCTAGCCCTCCGCAGCCAGACGTCCTCTTCCTCATGCCCTGCCACTCCACGCCCTTTTACAG CCACGTCCATTGCCCCCTGAAGATGAGATTTCTTGAGTGTCCTCCAGATCTCGGAGAGGAGGGTTACGTCGATGAAGCTGACAGATTCTACGACGATCCTCTGCACTGGCTCAGGACTTCATTTCCATACAAATCTTCTCTGCCGACCCATCTGGTTTTCTTTGACGTTTTGGAGAGG gaaatctctgtgtttttgcaagGGAATAACTTCGTGAGGACAGCAGATATATTTCATACTCATTTTCCTGAGGGAAGGGTTGGAGGAAGCATCTTTATTTTTGAAAGACGCTGA